A segment of the Amblyomma americanum isolate KBUSLIRL-KWMA chromosome 6, ASM5285725v1, whole genome shotgun sequence genome:
CACAAAATGCAATCTGCGAATAGGAACCTACCAAACCGTTTCTTCCTCTAAATGCCttctccaatttttctttcttaaCTCACAACCTGTGAAGCGCGCGCAACAAACAGTGACCGAAAACTGCATGTGTGCAGACAAGCCGCACCTCCGTCGGGAGTCTGTACCTGAAGGAGACGGACCTGAAGTCGGAGGGTCTCTACGCCTGCGAAGTGTCTGCAGATGCCCCCTCCTTCCAGACTGTGCGCTCCGAGAAAGAGCTCAAGGTTTACGGTAAGTAAACAGTCTGCATCGAGGAGTAAGTAGGCGGCCGAAGAAGATGAGTCGATCAGAGAAGAAATTATTCTTGCACATGACAGAGAGACATGCGATTTGCATACAACGAAAAAAAAGTTACTTTCATTGCGGTTTTCCAAGACTGTCATTATTATCTAACAGCAGAGAGGAATATCATGCATAAGCGGAAAAGGGCGCGAATATTTTTAGGCGAAAAAAGGCATGAACGTAAGTTCCcagaggttgaggttgaggttgaggtgttgaatgctacaggtggggttagccttgctttgtctgccggcaattgctccaccgcagcatcccttcgatattaacaatgccgcatctaccccgctaagcgcacagtctctgaTAATAGCAcccattctctcccgcagtcaccatctatgcacacaatcaatccacacaattCACATCACAgaccactccagaagtcaccatctatggacatattcagtcacactagaacataggccattctagtgccacactccatacacacatgcactcacagtataaaatagtccactccggaagacaccatctacgcaaacattcaatcacagtaggccatagtccgttcctgctgtcaccatttaaaaacaagatccgtgttctacAGAAATGTGAAAAAGAAGGCGTGAAGCCTCCCTTCTGCAAGTTCCCAGACTCTTCGTCTTGTGCTGCGATGAAGAAGAGACATCTATACAGTTGAACCGGCCTTCGAGTTGTACACCGAGCATTCGCTTTCGCCTAGAGACTTAGCCGGTCTGCACGCACGTGATGAGGTGCCTGACTTATAATCTTTTGTACTTTTTCTAAAACCCTCCGTCTGCCACATTGTTTTGATTCCCTTTCACTAGAGGAAGGCAGCCAATATCACCAAAGTTACACATCTAGCACTGAAAAGGCAAGCAGAAGTAATAGGAGTAGAAAGTCGGGAGAGACTGGAAAAGACCATTTCGCGCAGTCTCAGAGGAGTTCACAGATGCTGAAACTAAGTTTTCACTCAGTTTCTTTGGCCCGCATTGTTTCTATCTCCTCGCCTTTGTTTACTGTcattccttcttccttcttttctcctttcttcttttcttcttttgcgcTATTTGACACGGCGTGTTGCCGGAAGTACATTTCCAGAACGAGGTGACCGGGCGACTCGGATCTTGGCTCGAAAGAGAGAAAAAGCGGCAAATCCGATCCCAGCTTCTGTTGAGCACCCGCATCGCAGCGTTCAAAAAGTTCCCGTCCAACTTCTTTTGTGGAGGCAGTGAACGGTTGTTAACTCAGGTGCTCGTCTTGAAACCCAAATGCGAaggttgaaatgttttttttttccgctccaaGGTATTCTTCATGTTACGGATACCACTTTTCAGCCGTATTTTACCCCCACCAAACTTGCTAAAGCCGGAGTTTGTCGCCAGTATTATCTGTAATTCTTCCAGAATCTTCAGAAGCGACGCTACGCCATGAAATTGTAGGTTTATCTATTTGTATCTATCGCTGTATTGAGAAATGGATAGCCTCCTGACAGTCGTTTCTAGTTGATGCTTTCGCTTTCTCAGCGCATGTGTACCACTTTAGTTGCAACATTTCGCCACCTGTGGCCAGAACTCGCGCAACAACTCGGTGTTAAAGAGCTTAATTTCGATGCTTATTAATCGATTCCTGTCGCCATTTCTTTCCTTCGGGTGGCAAACAACGACGCATTTTTCTTGTTACGAACTTCTCCAACAAATCTTCGAACGTGACTTATATGCGTAATTCAGGATACTCCAAAGTGACTTCAAAAATTTTTCGtgtataaaaatttaaaaaaaaattcttgcatgCAATTTTCTGCTTACTATCAGGCTACACATGTAACAAAAGGTTTGATACCACTCTAAGTTGTAGATCGGTATTAGAAGAATCATGTGAGAAAAGTGTTCGATGTGCTCTGcagtctattttttttctttttaaagcaccAAAAAATTAGTGTTAAATTAAAGCGATTTCGTATAGAAAAAGTaccgaaaaaaaacgaaaaacgagCAATGCCAGATATGGGATTACGCTGAAGTACGCCTAAAACGTCTCGCTGTGTTGAAACCGCAATACATTCGCTCCACATtgttgaacccccccccccctctgttttTCCGACGGTTACCTATCACCACATTCTTCTTCTAGATCTACCAATCATATAGAATAACTTCACTCACAAGTTCGTTCTTtactttttcttaattttttgtttactctttccgTAGAAAAATACCACAATGTTTAACAAAGTTCCTAGCTTATATTTCAGAAATGAGAGTGTTACGGTTCAAAGAGTGTTACGGTTTAGTATTTTAATCGTAGAGCCCTTATCAAATTTTTTACAGAATTTGCATAAGAACAGGTGCAGGCTTCACTAAGTCACTAATGGCGGGTCGTAAAGTTCAATTTTAATTGTAATTGTATTTCCTGACGAAAAGCACCAAGTTACATTGTTTTATATGCTTAAACGTCAGATCAGTTTACATTATCTTGTTTTCGCAAGTTGCATCGTTCGTGAAGGTGCTTGTTTGGCTGCGAGAAAAAGCCTCGCTCAGGAGCTTCTTCAACAGACGTTCATCTTCGCTTGCACCGCTCACAGCGTTGTGTCTACTCTTCCAGGGTTCACGGGTCTgctaaaataaacaaacaaataagctAGTTTGTGAACAAAGTCCTTCAGCGCGAACGGTATTTCATGGGGTACAAGCAGCAAGGTTGTTATCACGAAACTTCTTACCGTCTATAAAATAAGAAGAGCCTGTTTCGTGTTTTGTTGTACGAGGGGGCACGAACCCCTTACTAGATTCAAAACACAACCAAATCCTTCGTCCCTCCCAAAATGCACAGCGACGTTGCAAGCAACGTGCCTCTGATGCTTGCTTTTCTCATCGCGACATGAGGGCCTGTTCGTTACATAAACACCATATCGGCACGGCGGCTTCGTTACAAGTAAGCTTTCCTCATTTTCATTGAAAACGTCTTCGAGAAAAAGCAAACGTGTATTATGGGAGGATCGACACGATTAGGAGCTCTTCCAGGGCCCACGCTCCCTCGAGCCCCGTTTGGTAAGGCTAAACACAACGTGCGACAAACGCAAACAGGTGAGATAAAAAGGAACTGAACTTGCGGTTCAGCAGGAACCGCAAGAACCTTCGATACAGGATCCTTGTTTACTATGAGCCCGACACAGTGTTGTTACCGGTTCAGCTGCATAACTTGCATAACCTGCGGGTGGTGTGTGCAAGCACGTGAGAAAACATTCACGCGCATAATATTGATTTAGATAAATATTGCTAATGTTGATTAAAGTTCGCCGTAGTTTCAACAGGTAAATACTTGAGGTGAAATCACAGCGAAAATTTGTAAATTTCTTCTACGAAATTCGTGTCATCGCACTTATTGGGGGTAAAATTCTCTGAAGTGTGTAACATTAGCGTAACGCGCTGTGTGGTCGTATTTTGCGTAATTACGGTAGTGAGCTTGGAAACTAGTTAGCTGCACCTCAACATTCAAGCAAAAGCTAAGTCTGATCCCAGAAATCTCAGATAATAAGTGTCGGGCAAATCACAGTGCCAGCGGGCCATGTTAAGTTCTTTCTGCGACGCGAAGAAAACACAGAGCTCTACCTAGGCAACGCCGGCAGGCCCGATCGCTTCATGAAAACCTAGAAGCATAGGCACTAAGGATAGAGGAGACTGTAATGGCTGCCGGTACAGGAAAGTGGAACTGTCTAAaccctttaataaaaaaaaactgcatggtgCTGAGTTTCTAGGATGCATAAAACACTCACTGGTATGTGCTCAGTTCGAGGACATTCTAAAGTCGACAAATGAAGGAAGGAACTTGCGTGTCTATTTAGACAGTTTTACTGCTACGTCTTTCATTTCGCTACTCATCTACTTTCCCATTCTCTCACTTATAACGGCTATCTTTGGCTGCAATTCGCAACGACTATTGCAGGCATTTGAAAGTGATCGCGGCCGAGTAATTTTATACGTCAGCCGCTCTAGCGGTAATCTTGAGATGCACGCGTCATTCAGTTTATTAATGCAAGGAAAGACAAGGGGTAAACTCAAGACCAGAGCACGTGAACTAGACTGTGCACATACGGCCGCTGACTAGGTGCGTATAGAAATTCACGGCAACTGTTGAGATCAATCTTTGACTCGcgttcattctttcttttttgcttactTTTTCGTATTGTGCTCAATGCAGTGTTACCCAAAAAGGGCCCCGAGATTCGCGGTACCAAGCCCCACTACAGAGTCGGCGACGTGGTCAACGTTACGTGCCACGCGGGAGCGACGAAGCCACCAGCAGTTCTTACGTGGTACATCAACGGTGAAGAGGTCAGTGTGTGTGGGCCACTTAATCTGTCACTACCTATTATAACCCTGGAAATGTTGACGGCAGATGACCTGGCATTTTACCTAGTCAAACGGAAAGCCAGGCCTTCTGTGACTCCCTCACCGTTACTTCGGTGGCAAAATACGGTTTCATTAACGAGAATATTGGAGTTAAAATTTGAacatttttgttttgtaattACTCCTATTCAAACTTATAACGTTAGCGATGTCGTCTGGAGACATAAGGTCGCTTCGATTTATTTCCTGCTTTCAGTTTTCATCTTCGTTATGCGataaaaaaaactagaaataGTGATGAAAAAGTTATTGAATATCAGGGCGCGTAATCCTCCTTTCTGCGTTCTCTTCGACAGAGGATTTACCCTGACATCACCGAAATGTACTTGTAGAAACAgtcggtggtggcgacacctgtctGTCATTTTTCGCCCTGTTTTCTAAGAAAGTCTTCACTTTGTCGTAAGAAGGTGGGAATCTAACAGTGTAGATACGCTTCAATTCGTCCTTAGTGTCCCTTAAGGCTTCCCCCCTACATCTCCTCTCCTCTGACGTCAATGCCACAGGTGCCTCCGCAGTACGAGAAGATGTACCCCATCTTCCGTGACCGGGACCAGCTGTACCACTCGTCCCTGGGGATGACCTTCACAGCCGAGTCTCGCCACTTCACCTACGGCATCATGAAGCTCAAGTGCACGGCCACCGTGTCCGAGGCGTACTCGCTCTCCAGCGAGGAGATCGTGGCCGCGCAGGATGCCAAGAGCACGGGTACGACCGAGCGCACGTTTTGTCCATGTGTTCGGCCAAATTCAGCGCGAACGAAGGTTGTGCATAGAACACGTACGCATTGTGTCCCAGTTTTACCATGGTctaccttctttctttctttctttcttcctttctttctttctttctttctttctttctttctttctttctttctttcttcctttctctctttctttctttctttctttcttttatttatttttttcttagacatttatctaagagagggctgagactaaaggcttggtatcccctgacgaggcctcagccccCTTGTACTGCCACCGTCAAATGCAACGCTAACATAATAACTAGCGCAAGCACAAGAGTACAAACACGTAAGCTACCAAACGAATAAacgaacaccttttgtggcgctgccctgctttcgacgtggtgcgggagcgagcacttcagtccctgggcgggcaccgacctggcaccttgcaggaatgggtccatccaccattacacatcggatcatcggacgcactccggctctggcgggcttttctcctatacttcaaggaagaagaagggcctggccgtttcttcgcagagccgaccacaggaccaccccacttcgaagaagaagtggagaccggccctcctccccctccccgacctccacccccatgaagcccctcatttctgccgcaaggctaggcctattttatgcagaaataaagacgtataaaaaaaataTCGGCACGGTGTATTGCTACTTCTACGCAACAGTCATCGCTCCCTGGAAGTGAATATCAAGTGTGGTAATATTCAGTTTCCCTAGAGAAAAAAACCTTCGCCTTTAGCTGTTCCGCTTTCAGTAGCCTTGTTCGCGTTTCGTATCACGCTTACAGTGCTTACAACATAAATGTGGAAATGCAGCATGCCAGTGCTCACAGCTCAGTAAAGCGAGCTTACAGTTGACACCATAAAAGTACCGGCGTTTAGTTTATTCATTACTTTTGATTTGTGCCAGCACATGGTGCAAGTCTCCGCTTTCTTGGTCCTGCTCATCGTTTAATGCTATTTACAGGTCATTACGTGGCGCAGAGTAATTTCGCCACTCTAAACAAATTCAAATTTGTGCTTTTGAGCGGGCAGTACGTCTCTTAAAGGTGGTCGTATTATCCCTGTCCGTTTTGATACACAGGTCTATTTTTGCCCTTTAAATTAAAACTAATAACGCGCCTCACACCGTGTCCTGAAATCCATCGGTACCCAAACTCCGCAGAGGTGCAATGAAACCAGGTAATAGCCGGCTTTTGTTTATCGCTAAATACGTCCTCATCACGCTTAACCTTTTGTCCATTTTCTCGTGACGTTACCACCTACGAAAACTAGAATACCTGCAGGCAGCAACCGCCGGAAATTTTAGTAATTTCACCATTTAGCctgcagatggcgccactttcTTGTGATCTGTTTCTTCCCTTCAAACTCTGCAGGCACGGACGACGACAAGCCCTCTATAACGGGTGGCCAGGCGAGCTATCACGTGGGTGATCTGGTGAACGTCACCTGCAGTTACTCGCGTTACGGGCGCCCCGTCGAGCTTCAGTGGCACCTAAACGACAAAGAGGTTCGTAATACCAACCCCTTAATTCCTCGCTCCCGTTGGAGCAATGAGAGCCACTCTGTTTATCAATAAACTCGGCACAATATGAGCCCAATTCCACTTTAACTTTTTTTGCGTTTGTGTGTGACGCAGAAGCACGTCGGACAGAACATTCCTGCAGTGAAAATTATGAAGCAGCAATGAATTTATGCAGGTTAAAATAAAACAGCCGCAGTGTTACGACGGGGAAAAGTAATAGGGGAATTAATGGGCACATGTTGACTGTCATGCCTGCCGGAGTATGTTTTTGGTCAGTAAGCGTGTGCAGTTACAAAAAGCCGCTGCCAAAAGGCATGCCGCTTTTAGTCGGCCTTCTCCATAGATGTCTGGTAGGCGCTCGCCTTCAAGTTATCTATAACATAGTCCTCTGTGAAAGCTACTCGTAGCAGGCAAGTTTCTTGAGTTAAAGAAACGGCCGAATGTCTTACAACTGAACACAAAACAGTAGAGAGTGCAGTATCAACCTCTTAAGGGTTACGTTGTCGCGCATACAGGAAACTAGGCAGTTGTATAACAGTATACTGTGCGCTGCCTCCGGGCTAACGGGATAcattaaaaaaatgaagcaaCAAGATAAGCTGCACGCCAACATAAAGCGTGCCGAGTGACCCAACCATTGGCGGCACAACTGATGCAAAGCTGCGCAGATAGCGAGGAGGAATCGTATACGTGGGGCGCGCAGGTGTCGAACCGGTACCTGGTGCACTACCCGCTCCAGCGGCTCGATTCCGGTcgcctggtgacgtcactgggCCTGCGGTTCACGGTGCGGCCCAGCCACTTCTTGCACGACGAGATGCGCATCAAATGCACCGCCACGCTGCAGAACGGCGGAAGGGGCCCtcccacttcgtcttcttcgccagGGGGCGACTCGTACTCCGAAAAGGAGTTCGTGCTGGGCAGCAGCCACCGCTCCTCGTCGGGGCTGCACGTTCCCGGACACTACGGGGCCGGTGCGTGGCGGATCCCCTGCTCCAGATGCAGCTCGCATGTTTTGAGGGGAATATAGATATtacgaagaaaggaaaggcgcggtaactgccTCACTCTGGCTGGTTACCTGCATAGCTTTGtcagggaagggatgaaggagttGAAAGGCTCCGGAGAGAACAGTATGGCGAAAACTATAGGATAACAAGAAGATATGAGTAAAAAGCAAGGATAGAAACTGAAAAGTGCAGAGTACCTTGGTGTGATATGCAGTTTTTCCTTCGGGGACAAGTACACGCTATCGACGGTGCCGTACCCTAGAGGTGACAAATAGCAGAGACAAAATATGTTATCGCATGCGgtcgggtttcgatggaggcgaaacgctaaggcgcccgtgtgctgtgcgatgtcagtgtacgttaaagattccctaggtggttgaaattattccggaaccctctactagggcacctctttcttcctttcttctctcagtccctcaatcatttatcccttcccttacggcgcggttcacgtgtccgccgatatgtgagacagatactgcgccatttcctttacccaaaaaccaacttCCAATTTTCATAATATCTCTTCACATTGCAGTGCTGAAGGCCCTGTTGGAAatcatttattattatttttcactGCGGCACGCTAATCTCAGGCAATTTTCAGCCATTTTCACGTATTCTAGTCACGCGTTTTTGTTTTAGAGAACTGAGAGTCAAGCAATGCACGTTTTATTGCGCTAGATATGCCCTAAAGCGAGTGATCAGAGTGTGGTAAGCGTACAGTCTATTCCAGAAGTTTACGGTCCACCGCACCGCTCCGCGGGCCTATAGAAGCGCGGTGGGCCGTAAACTTTTTGAACCGACGGTGCGCCGATGTGGCCAGCAAAAATGTATTCGATGAAACTCCTCATGCTTGTGTAGAACTATAGACTCACTGTTTACCTCCATTTCTGCTCCTTCCTGTTGCCATTGCGCTTTAAAAAAATTCTGCATTTTCCTCTTCGCTTTTGCAGTTGCCGGCTCCAACAGCTCGCCGCCATCTGCGTCCGTGGTCATCCTTCTCCGAAGCACAGCAATCGCTCTCCTCTTCATGTGTGTTCGATGAGCATGGACTGAAAATTCACACGTTGTCTCCCGTGCAGCTATGCTTGGTTACTGTCTTCGATAATCATGCATCTGCGCCCGACAAGTTTCTTTCACGCGTCAACTTCATTCGCGGCCGTTGTTTTGGGGGACTGAGCAATCATGTACATAATTCAGTGCCTTTGATTCATGTCCTGACTCGCATTGTTGACAAGGAGATCGACCTATGTGGTTGTTACACTGCTCGGGTTCGTGTGTAAGCGAAGTGTGATCGTCGGTGTGACTGCAGTTATTGATATTTGAACAAACTATAAATCTCGTTGAGATAGTGCGTAGAGCCTGACTTCGTGTGACAGTGATACTGCTCCCCTTTTTTTGTAGCTTAGTATAGTGAATTTCTTCCCACGTGCATGGTATATTAGTCTTGTAAATGTGCGATAATAACCTTTGAAAACTGGGGCATAGGGAATTCGAAAAGTTTTTGTTCCTTAATTTTTTCAAAGTTCGTAAGCAACAAGCAACACTGGACGCGAACGACACTATGATCTGGTTTGTATTTGTATATAAAAAGTTTTCACGCAAACATAAAGAATGAGTCAGAATTGCTATGTGTGTTATAACACAGGCTTCTCGGAGTGGGGTGACCGATCTGGTTACTACTTTATAAGCACAGCACGGCTATGCGACTGTATCAAAGATAGGCGAAG
Coding sequences within it:
- the LOC144136644 gene encoding uncharacterized protein LOC144136644: MARSGCLQQGSCWTFSVIVLCLVIGLAGLSAGLRLVRLDMPSAVIRGDPLWLNCSFDLESDDLYSVKWYKNHREFFRYLPNENPPGQAYRLSGVYVDTSRTSVGSLYLKETDLKSEGLYACEVSADAPSFQTVRSEKELKVYVLPKKGPEIRGTKPHYRVGDVVNVTCHAGATKPPAVLTWYINGEEVPPQYEKMYPIFRDRDQLYHSSLGMTFTAESRHFTYGIMKLKCTATVSEAYSLSSEEIVAAQDAKSTGTDDDKPSITGGQASYHVGDLVNVTCSYSRYGRPVELQWHLNDKEVSNRYLVHYPLQRLDSGRLVTSLGLRFTVRPSHFLHDEMRIKCTATLQNGGRGPPTSSSSPGGDSYSEKEFVLGSSHRSSSGLHVPGHYGAVAGSNSSPPSASVVILLRSTAIALLFMCVR